Proteins encoded together in one Pontiella desulfatans window:
- a CDS encoding sulfatase family protein, producing MNRLSKAVVLLLVFAGAVSAAKEKPNFLFVMVDDMAPDAIFHNRFDFLETPNLQRLADEGAVFNNMFVTTSLCSPSRASILTGTYSHIHGVRYNEIQDPEPHLEQFPQTLQKIGYKTALIGKWHMAHHARPRPGFDYWLSFKGQGVYNNPELNINGDFVKQEGYITDILTDKAVDFISENKNDPFCVLLWHKACHAKFTPAERHKDAFPDAKIKEPESWSLDFSEKPTWMRREKIFGPHYKKWVASEGLEVPAKLSPQKWAPPAQWLDMLRCMLAVDEGVGRVMDLLEKQGRLDNTVIIFMADNGWFYGEHRRGDKRLAYEESIRVPFAMRYPAKLKAGKSIDGMVANIDIGPTILELAGAQTPKTMQGESFVPVMEGKAEGRTDPFFYVYFQEKYAPAIPTTLSIRTPEWKYIHLPYESAAEGNVDELYRLGKDPNELKNLIHSPEAAAQLKKMQQLLANAMEQYEYSEPPYKYEPPQKDE from the coding sequence GTTTGCAGGCGCGGTTTCGGCGGCGAAAGAGAAGCCGAACTTTTTGTTTGTGATGGTTGATGATATGGCGCCGGACGCCATTTTCCATAATCGCTTTGATTTCCTGGAGACGCCGAATCTTCAGCGGTTGGCTGATGAAGGCGCGGTATTCAATAATATGTTTGTGACGACGTCGCTCTGTTCGCCGAGCCGGGCGTCGATTCTCACCGGAACCTATTCGCACATTCACGGCGTGCGTTATAACGAGATTCAAGACCCCGAGCCGCATCTCGAACAGTTCCCGCAGACCCTGCAGAAGATCGGTTATAAAACTGCATTGATCGGCAAGTGGCATATGGCGCACCACGCCCGCCCGCGTCCGGGGTTTGATTACTGGCTTAGTTTCAAGGGGCAGGGCGTTTACAATAATCCGGAACTGAATATCAACGGCGACTTCGTGAAGCAGGAAGGATATATTACCGATATCCTTACGGATAAGGCGGTCGATTTTATTTCCGAAAACAAAAATGATCCATTCTGTGTGCTGCTTTGGCACAAGGCGTGTCACGCCAAGTTTACACCGGCCGAGCGGCACAAAGATGCGTTTCCGGATGCGAAAATCAAAGAGCCGGAAAGCTGGTCGCTTGATTTTTCAGAAAAGCCGACGTGGATGCGCCGCGAAAAAATCTTCGGCCCGCATTATAAAAAATGGGTCGCCAGCGAAGGGTTAGAGGTGCCGGCAAAACTGTCGCCCCAAAAATGGGCTCCACCCGCACAGTGGTTGGATATGCTCCGCTGTATGCTGGCCGTGGATGAAGGCGTCGGCCGGGTGATGGATCTGCTCGAAAAGCAAGGGCGGCTGGATAATACGGTCATCATTTTCATGGCGGATAACGGCTGGTTTTATGGCGAGCATCGCCGCGGCGATAAGCGCCTGGCTTATGAAGAATCCATTCGTGTTCCGTTCGCCATGCGCTATCCCGCGAAGCTGAAAGCCGGAAAGTCGATCGATGGCATGGTCGCCAATATTGATATCGGTCCGACCATCCTCGAACTGGCTGGAGCACAGACTCCGAAAACGATGCAGGGCGAATCGTTTGTTCCCGTGATGGAAGGCAAGGCGGAAGGCCGTACCGATCCGTTCTTCTATGTCTATTTCCAGGAAAAATATGCGCCGGCCATTCCGACGACGCTTTCGATCCGCACACCGGAATGGAAATATATTCATCTTCCGTATGAGAGTGCCGCCGAGGGCAACGTTGACGAGCTCTACCGCCTCGGCAAGGACCCGAACGAACTGAAAAATCTAATCCACTCGCCTGAAGCCGCCGCGCAGCTGAAAAAAATGCAGCAACTGCTGGCCAACGCGATGGAGCAGTACGAGTACAGCGAGCCGCCCTATAAATATGAACCGCCGCAGAAAGACGAATGA